Below is a window of Halolamina sp. CBA1230 DNA.
GACACGCTCTCGCTCGACCCCGCGGACGTGACAGTTCGCCCGGAAGGGGTCGGGTACGCCGCCCGCGTCGGGGGCCAGCCCGGCGGCCGCTGGGAGTCACGGCTGGCGCTGGCGACCGACCTCGCGGTCCACGACCTGTTCGCCGACCGCGTCGGCGGCTGGCTGGCGCTCCCCGCCGACACGCGGGCGAGCCTGCTCGGCGCGTTCCGACTCTCGCTCGACAGCTGCCCCGGCTGTGACGGCCACGTGACGCTGGGCAGCGACACCGCGGAGTCCTGCTGTCGCGCCTACGACGTGCTCGTCGCCAGCTGTGAGAGCTGCGGGAGCCGGCTGTTCGAGGTCGACGCCGCGCTGGCCGGCGGGGACGTGGCTGCCTGAACGGGTCGAACGCTACTTTTCACGAAAAGGTGTGCTCGGGGAGTGTCGCCGACGGGTCACGCGCTCGTCGGCTGCCACTCCTCCTCCACGGTGTTCCCGCGGGGCGACCGGGAGCCACGCGGGTAGAGCGTCCACGCGTGGTACGCCGAGGTGACGGCGTACGCTGCCAGCGAGACGATCGCCGGGAGAAGGGGGTCGACTGCGCCGAACAGGGGGATCCCCGCGAGTGCGGCGACGACGCTACAGAGCCCGAGCACGCCGATCGCGCGGTACTGCTCGCTCCAGCGCAGGCCGAACGGGCCGGTGTCGCGGATGCGGCGGACGACGCGTTTGGCCGCCGGCGTCGCGTGGAACCCCGTGTCGCCGTCGGCGACGAGCCCGTAGCGTTCGAGCGTGGGGAGGTGGGTCTGCCGGAGCGACGTGTAGACGCTCTCCCGGACCGCCCGCGGTGCGGGGTCGACGCCCGACTCGACGGCCGCGACGGCATCGGCGACGGTCGCCAGCGACGTCGGCGCCGCCGCGTCCCAGAGGAACTCGATCGCCAGCCGGCGACGCTGACAGCTCAGTACGCGGTAGAACTCCGAATCGGTGAGTGTGTTTGTCATGGGTCGCTCCCGCGGTTCGTCGGCGACGAGGCCGCTCGCCCCGCGTTCGGGCCTGCCTACGCGCGGGGGTCACTAAGTCACGGTCCGCCACCTCCGGCGACACGGAGCCCCACTCCCGACAGCATGGACCGTCACGTCACGCGGTATGGGGGTTGCTACTCGGCGGGACCGTGACGCTGCCGACCCCCTGTGGCGCGGAACGGTGAGCGTGCCGCAGGCCGGCGGCGGCGGCAACGCGTGGTACGAACTCCCTGCGCGGGGCTCCTGAACGGTATGGTGAGCCTCTCGAGCCGCCCGGAACGGGCCAAAAGCCGTGTTTTCGGGGCGAACGAGCGGTTCGCGGACGGCGTGGCGGCCCATGAGTAAGTCCCCTCCCGACACGGTGGAGTACGTCGACGGGGCGTGAGCCCCCGGAAGAACGACGACTCGCCCCGGAACCGGGGCGGGGGCATCGGCAGACGAACGCCAACCACACACACACCAATGGACGACAACCCGAAACTGTACAACACGACTCGACGCCAGATCCTCGCCGGCATGGGTGCCGTCGGCCTCGCCTCCGCGGGCGCCGGCCTCGGTACCACGGCGTACTTCAGCGACACCGAGTCGTTCGAAGGCAACAACCTTCAGGCCGGCACGCTCGACCTGAAGCTCGACTACAAGTCCACCTACGTGGGTGGCGCCGGCCGCCTCGACCACATCCGCGAGCACTACGAGGACGCGGAGTACCTCGGCGAGGGGCGCTACCTGCTCGACCAGGCGCCGACGCCCGACGAGGAGGAGGCGTGGGAGGATCACGTCACCGGCGAGGAGGTCGACTTCTGTTCGCCCGAGGCCGACGAGTACCTCGTCAACGGCGACGATATGCCGATCTTCACGCTCGACGACGTGAAGCCCGGCGACTCCGGCGAAGTGACCGTCAGCCTCCACATCTGTGACAACCCCGCGTACGTGCGCATGCTGGGCGAGCTGGTGTCGGAGTCCGAGAACGGCCAGACCGAGCCCGAACTCGACGCGGAGGGCGAGGACACCGACGACGTCTCCGAGCTCGCCGACGCCATCGACGTGCGCGTCTGGTACGACGAGGACTGTGACAACGTGTACGAGCCCACCGGCACGGGCCAGCAGCAGGAACTGGAGGTCGCGCTCGTCAGCGACACCTCCGGCTCGATGAGCCAGGAGATCGGCGACCTCAAATCCGCCGCGAACAACTTCGTCGACAACCTCTCCTCGCCGGACGAGGCCGCGGCGATCTCGTTCTCGGACGGCGCCAGCCTCGACCAGGCGCTGACGACGAACTACCAGGCTGTCAAGGACGCCATCAACCTGTACAACGCCAACGGGGGGACCGACATGGAAGACGGTATCGCCGTCGCCGAGAACGAGCTCCTCAACGGCAGTGCCGCGACCACCGGCGCGTCGAAGGTGATGATCCTGCTCTCGGACGGCGAGCCGACCGACGAGGACGACGCCGAGGACGCCGCCGACAGCGCGAAGGACGCGGGCATCCGCCTGTTCACCATCGCGCTCGGCAACGGCGCCGACGAGGCGTTCCTCGAGAGCATCGCCTCCTCGCCCGGCGACGCGTTCGTCGCGCCCGACCCGTCCGACCTGGACACGGTGTACGCGGAGATCGCCCAGATCGTGCTCGAGGGCGAGCAGCTGATCGCCGAGGGCAGCCTGCGCGAGGTGCTCGCGGAGCTGGAGGAGATGCCCGTCCTCGACGGCGACCGCGCCGAGGAAGGCATCCAGTGTTACCCCGGCAACACCACCCAGTGTGTCGGCTTCGAGTGGGAGCTCCCCTGGGAGACCGGCAACGAGGTCCAGAGCGACAGCGTCACCTTCAACTTCGGCTTCGAGGCCGAGCAGTGCCGCCACAACGACGAGCCGTTCGTGACGGAGACCGAGACGGAGACCGACACCCAGACGGCCGCCTGATCCGACCGGCCGCGGCTCCCCCGCGGCCGTTCCGACTGGCTGTCTGACTCATCCCCCGACGGAGCCACACGGTGTGGCCAGCCGCCGTGGCGGTGCGACGCCGCCACCGGGGTCTGTCCCGTGGCGAACGCGGGACCGAACCGCACGACGATCACGCGACACCAACCACGATGACCAAGAAACCATACAAGACGACCCGCCGGCAAGTGCTCGCCGGCATGGGTGCCGTCGGCCTCGCCTCCGCGGGCGCGGGCCTCGGCACGACAGCGTACTTCAGCGACACCGAGTCGTTCGAAGGCAACAGCCTCCAGGCCGGCACGCTCGACCTGAAGCTCGACTACAAGGCGAGCTACGACGGGCCGAACGGCCCCGAACTGATCGGGCAGGCCCCGACCGAGCAGCAGCTGATCGACCAGTACGGCGAGGCCATGGAGGGCCCCATGACCTGGGAGGAGCGCGCGGACGTCGGGTTCGCCTGCGACACCGAGGGGCTGATCGACGGCGAGGCGATGCCCGTGTTCGATCTCGACGACGTGAAACCCGGCGACTACGGCGAGGTCACGATGAGCTTCCACGTCTGTGACAACCCCGCCCACGTGTTCTTCCGCGGCAGCGTCGGCGAGGACGTGGAGAACGGGCTGACCGAGCCCGAAGCCGAGGTCGACGAGACGCCGGACGTCGGCGAGCTCTCCGAGGCCGTCGACGTGCGGATGTGGTACGACGAGAACTGCTCGAACACGTACGACGAGCGCACCGGGCTCGCGGACGTGCTCGTGGTGCAGGACATCTCCGGCTCGATGGAGTACGCCGGCAACGGCGGCGAGATCGACGACGGGCAGGGCGGTACGACCACCAAGCTCGCGGTCGCGAAAGACGCCGTCGGGGCGTTCGGCGACACCGCGTTCGACGACCCCGCGGACGTGAACGTCGGCCTGTTCACGTTCGGCAACGAGGAGTACATCGGCGACGACACCCCGGCCGGCGACGACGTTGGGGTCGAACTCGCGCCGACGGACGACGAGTCGACGTTCGACACCGCAGTGTCGAACGTGCAGGCCGCCGCCGAGGGCGTCGGCGGCACGGCGCTCGGGCTCGCGGTGCAGGAGGCCAACGACTTCCTTCAGGCGAACCTCCGCACCAACGCCCAGCCCGTGCTGATCGTCCTGACCGACGGCGAGCAGTTCGACTCCAGCGTCGACGAGCTCACCGCGGCGAACCAGGCCAAATCCGAGGGCACCCGGATCGTGATGATCGACATCAACGACGCCGGCGACGGCGAGCCCCAGCTCCTGCGGGACATGGCCGGCAGTTCACCCACCAACGCGGGCGACGGCGACGGTACCGACTACTACCAGAGCGCCGGCAGCCAGTTCGCGACCGCCGCGACCGACATCTTCGACTCCATCCTCCAGACCATCGTGGTCGCGGAGGCCGTGCTGTTCGAGGGGACGCTGGCGGAGTTCGACGACGCGTTCGAGGACGGCCTCGCGCTCGACCCGGCGCCGCTGCTGGGCCAGGCGACGACGAACGAGATCTGTTTCCACCCCGGGACCCACTGTGTGGCGTTCGAGTGGTGGATCGATCCCGAGGTCGGCAACGAGATCCAGGGCGACGCGGTCAGCTTCGACTTCGACTTCGCGGCGGTGCAGTGCCGCCACAACGCGGAGCCGACCAACCCCTTCGCTTCGGCCTGATCTCCCCTTTCTTCTCCGATCGTTCCGGCCCGAGAGCGTCGCCGGAGCCGGTTCGGCACCGCAGGGTGATCGTACCCCTGGGGGACGGGATGCCTACTGGACGGCGTCGCCCCCCGTACTTCCCGGGTGGCTGCCCGTACTAACGCCCCCTCGGCGCCAGAGGTGGATCAACGCGCCCGCGACGGCGGACGCGACACACACCATGACGAATCTCACACGACGGAGCGTTCTGACGGCGCTCGGGGGCGTCGGCCTCGGCACGGTCGCCGGGTCGCGGCTCGTCGCCGGCGAACGCCCGCCGTTCTCGCGGTACACGCTCGCTCAGTCCACCGAGGGGACCGGCTCCCTCCGGGTGGCCTGGTACGAGCGCTACAACGGTGACCCGGTCGAGGGGAGCGGCGGCGTCGACGCCGGCGCCGCCGACACGCTCGACCCCGAGACGCCGCCGGCGTACGTCGACGAGACCGCCGGCGCGGTCGTCTCGCTGGACGACGTCCTGCCGGGCGACGACGGCACGCTGGTCGTCGGGCTCCAGGCCATCGAGGCGGATCTGAACGTCTGGGTCCGCCCGCGGATCACCCTCGACGCCGAGAACGGACAGAACGAACCCGAACTGCTCGCGGAGGGCGCCGACACGGACGACGACGGCGAACTCGACGAACTGACGAACGTGGCGTACTGGCTGGACAACGGCGTCGTCTTCGGCAGCTGCGACGGCCAGCGCGGCCTGTTCGAGCCCCAGCTCGTCACCGCCGCGGGCACCGCAGCCGCCGGCACGTTCCGGGACGTGACCGACGAGTTCGGCGACGGCGTTCGCCTGCCGTTCGACGGCGGCGACGGCTGTCCCGACGCGCTCCCGGCCGGCGGGAACCGCTGTGTCGGCTTCCAGTGGGCGCTCCCGGAGTCGACGGGGAACGAGATCCAGAGCGACGTGCTGTCGTTCGATCTGGAGTTCGCCGCCACCGCGTGTGGCGACGACGCCAACCCGTTCCAGGAGGTGGAGCAGTGACGCCCGTGACCCGCCGCCAGCTGCTCGCGGGCATCACCGCCGCCGGGGCGGCCGGCACGCTCTCGGGCGTCGGCACCGCGGCGCTGCTCGCCGACCGGGAGACGCTGGCCGCGGGCGTCGAGAGCGGCCGCGTCGAGCTCCGCGTCGACGCCGGCGAGGGGCCGACCGACGCCGTCGGCGGCCCGGTCGAACTCCCGTTCCCGGCGCTCGACGCCGGGGACGCGGGCTCGATCGATCTGGCGTTCACCGTCCCCGACGAGGCGGGCGTCAACCCCGCGTACCTCTGGCT
It encodes the following:
- a CDS encoding VWA domain-containing protein, encoding MDDNPKLYNTTRRQILAGMGAVGLASAGAGLGTTAYFSDTESFEGNNLQAGTLDLKLDYKSTYVGGAGRLDHIREHYEDAEYLGEGRYLLDQAPTPDEEEAWEDHVTGEEVDFCSPEADEYLVNGDDMPIFTLDDVKPGDSGEVTVSLHICDNPAYVRMLGELVSESENGQTEPELDAEGEDTDDVSELADAIDVRVWYDEDCDNVYEPTGTGQQQELEVALVSDTSGSMSQEIGDLKSAANNFVDNLSSPDEAAAISFSDGASLDQALTTNYQAVKDAINLYNANGGTDMEDGIAVAENELLNGSAATTGASKVMILLSDGEPTDEDDAEDAADSAKDAGIRLFTIALGNGADEAFLESIASSPGDAFVAPDPSDLDTVYAEIAQIVLEGEQLIAEGSLREVLAELEEMPVLDGDRAEEGIQCYPGNTTQCVGFEWELPWETGNEVQSDSVTFNFGFEAEQCRHNDEPFVTETETETDTQTAA
- a CDS encoding VWA domain-containing protein; this translates as MTKKPYKTTRRQVLAGMGAVGLASAGAGLGTTAYFSDTESFEGNSLQAGTLDLKLDYKASYDGPNGPELIGQAPTEQQLIDQYGEAMEGPMTWEERADVGFACDTEGLIDGEAMPVFDLDDVKPGDYGEVTMSFHVCDNPAHVFFRGSVGEDVENGLTEPEAEVDETPDVGELSEAVDVRMWYDENCSNTYDERTGLADVLVVQDISGSMEYAGNGGEIDDGQGGTTTKLAVAKDAVGAFGDTAFDDPADVNVGLFTFGNEEYIGDDTPAGDDVGVELAPTDDESTFDTAVSNVQAAAEGVGGTALGLAVQEANDFLQANLRTNAQPVLIVLTDGEQFDSSVDELTAANQAKSEGTRIVMIDINDAGDGEPQLLRDMAGSSPTNAGDGDGTDYYQSAGSQFATAATDIFDSILQTIVVAEAVLFEGTLAEFDDAFEDGLALDPAPLLGQATTNEICFHPGTHCVAFEWWIDPEVGNEIQGDAVSFDFDFAAVQCRHNAEPTNPFASA